The genomic window AATTATTCATGAAGAGTATGCTGACCCCGCTGCTACAGACTTCACGTCAAATATTCAAAAAATCATTGATTCTAAACCAAATTATTTATTTGTTGTCTGGGCAGGTGCAAACTCCCCATGGAATCAAATCGCTGATATGAAGGTTCAGGAAAAAGGAATAAAAATTTCGACAGGGGCGCCAGATATTCCTGCTTTATCTACAATGGAGCCGCTGATTGGCATGGAAGGATTTACTGTATACTATCATGATTTGCCAGCGAATGATATAAACAAATGGCTAGTAGAAGAACATAAAAAGCGCTTTAACGGTGAAGTCCCTGATTTATTTACTCCAGGTGGAATGACCGCAGCTATCGCCATTGTTGAGGCATTGAAGAAAACAGAAGGAAATGCAGAAGCCGATACATTAATTGCTGCAATGGAAGGAATGAGCTTCGAAACGCCTAAAGGAAAAATGACTTTCCGTCCAGAAGATCACCAAGCACTACAAACGCTATATGCTATTAGGCTGGAGAAGAAGGATGGAGTCCCTTATCCGGTTCCAGTGTTAATTCGCGAATTAAGCCCTGAAGAGACAGAACCGCCAATCAGAAACTAAGAATGACGGGAAATTTCCCACAGAAACAATGAACTTCGGTGTTATACCGAGGTTCATTGTTTCTATAACTAATTAAAAAGCCAGGTGGTGAATGAGAGTGAAATCAATTATAGAGACAAAGGATTTATCCATTACATTTGGCGGCCATACAGCTGTGGACCGTGTGAGTATAGCAGTTCCTGAAAACCACTTTAAGTCTATTATTGGCCCCAATGGAGCTGGTAAAACAACTTTCTTTAATCTATTAAGCGGACAGCTGATGCCAACGGAGGGGCAAATTTTCTTCAGAGAAAAAGAGATTACTAAAATGTCAACGACAGAAAGAACACGTCTTGGAATTGGAAGGTCCTTTCAAATCACGAATGTTTTTCCTAATTTAACTGTTTTGGAGAATGTCAGGCTCGCAGTACAGTCCCAAGCGGGAACACGCTTTCAGATGCTAGCCCATTATCGGAAATATAAAGTTTTTGAGGAAAAGGCAGAAGAATGGCTAGAGCTCGTGCTTCTCCAAAATAAAAAAGAGATTTTAGCTAGAAACTTAGCCCACGGGGAAAAAAGAAAGCTGGAAATTGCCATGCTATTAGCCTTGAATACAGAGGTTCTTCTCCTTGATGAGCCGACAGCTGGAATGTCCGTTGAAGAGGTGCCTGCTATCCTGGAAGTTATTAAAAAAATAAAGCAGGGGAAGGATCGAACAATCATCTTAATTGAACACAAAATGGATATGATTCTGGATTTATCTGACACTGTCATGGTTCTATTCAATGGGAGATTACTAGCAGACGGAACTCCAGAGGAAATCATGAAAAACGAGACTGTTCAGTCCGCGTATTTAGGGGGTCTGTACGATGACAGTTCAATTAAAGCTTAATAACATTGAGACGCATATTGGACAATATCATATTTTGCAGGGAGTTTCATTTGAAGCGCGAAAAGGAGAAGTAACTGTTCTGCTTGGGAGAAATGGTGCAGGAAAAACGACAACCCTAAGAACCATTATGGGGCTGAATCCTCCGTCAAAAGGGGCGATTTTTTACAAAGGGGAAGGAATCGAAGGATTGCCAACATACAGTGTGGCACAGAAAGGGATTGGGTATGTCCCTGAGGATCAAGGTATTTTTGCCGGCTTGACAGTTGAGGAAAATATGAAGGTAGCAATGAAAAATGATGATGATGAAACGAAGGCAAGGCTCCAATGGATATTAGGCTTATTCCCCGATTTAAAGACATTTTGGAAAAAGCCGGGAGGGCTTTTAAGCGGCGGGCAAAAACAAATGCTGTCTATTGCGAGAGCCTATATTAATGATAATGATTTGCTTTTAATAGATGAGCCAAGCAAGGGTCTGGCACCAATTGTAGTGGAAAAGGTGATGGAAACTATTCTGCAAATGAAGGAGCAGACAACCATCGTCCTCGTTGAACAAAATTTTATAATGGCCAGTACAATTGGCGATCAGTTCTACATTATTGACGATGGGCGGACAGTGAGCGAAGGACATATGGCCCAGTTAAAAGAAGATGCAGACATGCGGAGAAAGTATTTAGGAATTGCATAAAGAAAGGAGGAAAAGATATGGATGTTTTAATTACTTTGACATTAAACGGATTAGCGACTGGAATGCTTATATTTCTGCTTGCCGCTGGTTTAACGTTAATTTTTGGTCTCATGGATGTATTAAACTTTGCTCATGGCGGGCTTTTTGCATGGGGAGCCTATAGCGGAACATGGCTATATGCAGCGACAGGGAGCTTCATTATAGCGATTGCTGGCGCTATTGTTACAGGGCTTATTCTTGGATTGCTGACTGAAAGATGGATCATCAAACCAGTCTACGGAAATCATATTCAACAAATTTTAATTACACTTGGCCTCATGCTAGTCTTGTCTGAGTTATTAAAAGTTGTGTGGGGACCTAATCAATTATCTGCTTCACCGCCCCCATATTTGGCTGGAAGCTGGGAGCTTGGAAACGTCATTATTATTAAGTATCGAGTATTTATTATCGCCGTTGGACTGCTCGTGTTCGGAATTGTTCAATATATTTTAAAAAACACAAAAATAGGTTTGATCGTAAGAGCTGGCGTCATGGACAAAGAAATGGTGCAATCGCTTGGAATTAATATTCAAAGAGTATTTATGTTTGTTTTTATGGTTGGTGCTGGAATGGCTGCACTTGGCGGAGTGATGCTTGGACCTTATTCAGGCGTCATCTATGCAGAGATGGGCCTTGAGTTTGCAATTTTAGCTTTCATAGTTGTTGTTATTGGAGGGATGGGCAGCTTTCCGGGCTCTATATTGGCTGCCATATTAGTGGGCTTGTCAGGATCATTTATGGCCTACTATGTTCCTTCACTTTCTTTAGCTGTCAATATGCTATTAATGGCAATCGTTTTAATTTTTAGACCACAGGGATTGTTTGGATTAAAGGGGTGAGGAAGATGAGATTATTAGCTGCTGGCAGAATGAATTTTGTGTACTTAATAACGGCAATCTTTCTCCTTATTTTGCCATTTGTATATGAATCTAGAACTCTGCTAATTTTGCTGACACAAGTGTTTATTTTTGCAATTTTTGCGATGAGCTATGATATTTTGCTAGGATTTACCGGAATCGTTTCTTTCGGGCATGCAATGTTTTTTGGAATAGGCGCATACACAATTGGCGTCTTTATGAAGCGGTTTGATCCGACTATTCCGTATCTTTTATTAGCTGTTTTAGTGACGATTATTTTAACATCCATTGTGAGCTTAGTTCTAGGTCTGCTAACTTTACGTCTTAAAAGTCATTTTTATGCAATGTTAACTCTGGCCTTCTCGGGTCTTTTCCTCGTTTTAGCTGAAAAATGGAGAACGGTTACGTATGGCAATGACGGGTTTACCTTCCGAATTCCAGAATTATTAAAAGACCGGACCGATTTTTATCTTATTTGCCTTGTCACGATGATTTTGGTATTTGCCATTCTTAAAAGATTTACAAATTCCCCTTTAGGAAGAGTTCTGCAAGCTATTCGGGAAAATGAACAAAGAACAGAATCTCTCGGCTACAGCATTCTTCATTATAAGGTCATTGCGAGTGTCATTTCGGGTGTAATGGCGGGAATGGCAGGTCTTCTTTATTCTATGTCGCTGCGATTTGTAAATACGAGTGTATTCACTATGGATATTACACTTGATGCTTTGCTCATGACCATAATTGGAGGAGTGGGAACGTTAGTTGGCGCGATCATTGGGGCAGGATTAATAGAATTTGCTCATCACTGGCTAACTGAATTGGCAAAGATCCATTGGATCTTTGAACGCTGGATCATCTTCTTCGGAATTATATATATTTTGGTCGTCATGTTCTTTCCAATGGGAATCGTTGGAACATTGAAAAAGCTGAAAGTAAGACGAACGAAGAAAAAGGAGAGTAAGAAGGAAGAGAAAATTGCAAGTTAGGGGGAGCAGGATGGAGCAAAAGCAAATTGCCTCTTTCATCGTCCGCTTTCATTTAGCAGAGATAGATGAGCAGACAGGAAAGAAAAAATGGCGCATTAAAGTGTCCCATGTTCAGGAGGATATAGAAATATTATTCGAAACTATTGAGGATGCGATGAACTTTATGAGGAATATAATTGGAGATTAGCAAGTAGAAAAAGAATGGAAGTGTTTTAATGAGTATAGGTATTCTTAGCACTGGAATCTACCTGCCCGAAGATTATATAACTGGTGAGGAAATTGCAAGAATGGCAGGAATTCCTAAAGAGATTGTGGAAGGTAAAATGGGGATAAAAAGGAAAACCATTCCTGGCTCGGAAGACCATACATGCCAAATGGGAATTCGTGCGGCAAAGAAGGCCATTAAAAAAGTGAATCTAGATCCATTGACCATTGACCTTGTCATCTATATTGGTGAAGAGCATAAGGAATACCCGCTTTGGACAGCCGGTATTAAGCTGCAGGAGGAAGTTGGGGCGTTGAATGCGTGGGCCTTCGATGTGGCTCTTCGCTGTGGAACGACAGTCATGGCCTTAAAGGTAGCAAAAAATATGATGATTGCAGATCCGGCAATCAATACTGTGCTTTTAGCCGGAGGATACAGGAATGGAGATTTTATCGATTATCATAACCCTCGAACAAGATTTATGTATAATCTTGGGGCAGGCGGAGGGGCGATTATTTTACAAAAGAACTGCAAGAAAAATTTATTACTAGAGACAGAGATGCTGACAGACGGCTCTTTTTCTGAAGATGTTGTCGTTGTGGCAGGCGGGACGAAACATCCGCTGACACAGCAGGCGTTGGAGGAAGGAAAAAATAAACTAGACGTTCTTGATCCTGCTGGCATGAAAGAGCGTCTTGAAAAAAAATCGATGAAGAATTTTCTTCATGTTATTCGTAAATCAGTTCTGAATAGCGGATATGAAGAGAAGGATATTTCTTATGTCGGGATGCTTCATATGAAGAAGTCAGCCCATCACTATGTGTTAAAGGAGTTAGGATTATCAGAGGAGGCCTCAATCTATTTAGAGGAATATGGCCATATCGGTCAAATGGATCAAATCTTATCATTAGAGCTTGCTGAAACATCTGGGAAACTGAAAAACGGTAATGTAGTTGTACTAGTCAGTGCGGGCATTGGCTATGCTTGGGGAGCTTCTGTAATTCGATGGGGAGAGTGATTTAGAAGTGACAGAAATAATGATAAAAAACGTAAATCTGCCGAATGGGGAAACGATTTTCTATCGTGAAAGATTAGGAGGAACAAAAAACGTTCTACTCGTTCACGGCAATATGAATTCCTCAAAGCATTGGGATGTTGTTCTAGAAAACATGGATCCTAAATACAAGCTCTACGCGATCGATCAGAGAGGCTTTGGGCTATCAAGCTATCAAAATCCAATCTATTCCATTAAAGAGCTTGCCGATGATATTGATCATTTCACGAAAGCAATTGGATTAAAGGATTTTTCAATAGTAGGGTGGTCTATGGGAGGCACAGTTTGTATGCAATATGTCGCCAATAATCCCGATGTGTGCGATAAAATGATCTTGCTTGCATCAGGTTCCACAAGGGGGCATCCGCTATATGAATCAGATGAAAACAGAATGCCAGACTTAAATCGGCGTGTTGAAACATATGCCCAGACAAAGAGAGAGAAAGCAAAAGTCATCACAACCGAGCATGCATACGCAACGAGAAATCGTGAATTATTAAGAATGATTAATGATGCTGTTATTTATACAAAAAACAAACCTGATCCGGAACGCTACGAAGAGTATATTGATGATATCCTTACCCAAAGGAATTATGCTGAAATTGTCCATGCCTTGAATACGTTTAATATTAGTCGGACATTTAACGGTTTAATAGAAGGAACAGGGGAGGCAGAGAAAATAAAAATTCCTACACTTGTCCTCTTAGGAGACAGGGATTTAGTGATCACTAGACAAATGAATGAAGAAATTTTAGAGGATATTGGGGAGAATGCAAGCTTTGTACAATTAAAGGATTGCGGTCATTCCCCGCTGATTGATGATTCGGAGCAGCTGCTTCAAGTGATGTCTGAATTTTTAGATAGATGAGGGGGGGGTTAACATGAGACTTAAAGATAAGGTTGCCATTATTACTGGGGCTGCCAATGGGATTGGATTTGCTGCCGTGCAAACCTTTGCAAGGGAAGGTGCAGCTGTAGCTCTTGCTGATTTTGATGCAGACTTAGGAGCAGATAGAGCTAGAGAGCTGAAGGAGCAGGGATATTGTGCTGAGTTTTTTCAAGTAAATGTAGCGGATCGAGAAAGCATTAATCAAATGGTATCAGCTGTGAATAATACTTTTGGGAAAATTGATATTTTAATCAATAATGCAGGAATTACAAGAGATGGCATGCTAACAAAGCTGTCTGCAGAGGATTTTCAGTCTGTGCTTGATGTGAATTTAACTGGGGTTTTCCAATGTACACAAGCAGTACTGCCTTTCATGCTCCAACAAGGAAAAGGCAAAATCATTAATACTTCTTCTGTTTCAGGGGTATATGGTAATATTGGCCAAACAAATTATGCCGCGACTAAAGCGGGGGTAGTCGGGATGACGAAAACTTGGGCAAAGGAGCTTGGCCGTAAAGGGATTAATGTAAATGCAGTGGCTCCAGGGTTTATAAATACCGGAATGACGGCTAAAGTTCCTGAAAAGGTAATTGGACAAATGAAAATGATGATACCGCTAGAGCGTCTCGGAAGTCCTGAGGATATTGCCAACGCATATTTATTCTTAGCTTCTAATGAATCGGATTATGTTAACGGTACGGTCCTTCATGTAGATGGGGGGATTATGATGTAACTCCTATGTAACTCTCTTTCTTTAATATGATGGTATCTTGATTAAGGAGAGATTATAGTGGGGTGGGAACTCGATTGGCTGGAGAATAGAGCGAGATTATCACCGGCTTCTGTTGCCATCATTGAAGCCGATACGAATCATAAGCGGACATATGATGAAGTGAATAAGCGAGCACTAGCAATAGCGTGCTGGTTGGATCATCAAGGGGTGAAAAAGGGCGATCGAGTTGCTTTACTTTCACCTAATCATATAAGTTATTTTGATTTCTTGTTTGCCTGCGGAAAGCTTGGAGCAGTATTTGTTCCGGTCAATTGGCGCTTATCTGGTGAAGAAATTAAATATATACTTAATGATTGTCATCCCAAAATCATTGGCTGCCATTCAGATTTTACAGAATTGCTGAAAGGCAGTTGCATTGATGGAACGCAAGTGGTGCAAATCAATTGTCATCAATATGAAGAAATCATAACTGGCACTTGGGCAGATAGAATTGAAAGCAATTTAACTGAAACAGATCCATTAGTCATTATTTATACGGGAGGGACGACAGGGAATCCAAAGGGGGTTGTCCTTTCACATCAATCTATTTTATGGAATGCTATGAATACGATTATCAGCTGGAATTTGACTAGTTCAGATAAGACACTTACGTATTTGCCATTATTCCATACTGGAGGTTTGAATGCGCTCTCCATCCCTTTGTTATTAATTGGCGGGACAGTAGTGATTGCTGAATATTTTGAACCTGTAAAAGCGATGGAGTACTTAAATTTGTTTAAATGCTCAATCGTATTATTTGTACCAACAATGTACCATATGATCACGGAATCACCTGAATTTACAAAAACAAGCTTTCCTTATACAAAATTATTTCTTTCTGGAGGAGCACCGTGTCCGCTGGAAATCTATGAAAAGTTCAAGCAGAAAGGACTTCCATTTAAAGAGGGCTATGGACTATCAGAGGCTGGTCCGAATAATTTTTTTATTACAGCTGATCAAGCAACGGTAAAAAAAGGTTCTGTCGGAAGGCCAATGATTTTCAATGAAATCATGCTTATCAAAGAAGATGGGTCAGAAGCAATTGTTGATGAGGTAGGTGAGGTCCTGATAAAGGGAAAGCACTCCTTCAGCCATTATTGGAACAATGAAAAGGCAACAAAGGAAGCCGTTAAAGATGGTTGGCTTTATACAGGTGATTTAGCAAGAAAAGATTCAGATGGATTTTTCTTTATTGTAGGCAGGAAGAAAGAAATAATTATTACCGGGGGAGAAAATGTATATCCCTTAGAGGTTGAACAGTGGTTATCTGCACATCCAGAAATCAATGAAGCCGCAGTTATTGGACTTCCTGATCGAAAATGGGGAGAAGCAGTTACAGCTTTCCTCACTCTTAAAGACAAGGCGGTTATTACAGAAGAGGAAATTAAAAGCTATTGCCGTATCAAATTAGGGAAATATAAAATACCGAGAAACATTTTTGTCTTAAAGGAGCTGCCAAAAACGCCTGTCGGTAAAGTGGATAAAAAGCAATTAAAGCGGATTGGGACTGAAAACTCCATAATAAAAGATTGTTAGCTGCGCGATCATTGGTCGCGCTTTTTGTATTTCTTTTTACCATTAATTAACGTAGGTCAATCCAAACGAATGCTCTCATATATGTTAAAATATTTAATAGAAATTGGAATGTAATGTCGAAAGGAAGAGAGGCTGTCTATGTCCGTTCGTTTATTAATTGGCCGCTCAGGAAGTGGTAAAACAGACTATTGTTTAAATGAAATAAGAGCTGAATTAAAAAGGGATCCAATTGGGAATCCACCACTTATTTACTTAGTTCCTGAGCAAATGACATTTCTATCAGAATATAAATTAATTACAACACCAGGACTTGGCGGGATGATCCGCAGTCAAGTATATTCCTTCACTCGCCTTGCCTGGAAAATACTTCAGGAAACAGGCGGTATCAGCCGCTATCATATAAACAGTGTCGGAATTAATATGCTCATTCGAAAAATCATTGATGAGAAAAAGGATAGTCTTAAGCTGTTTCAGCGTGCTGCCGATAAAAATGGGTTTATCCAGCAAGTAGAACAAATGATGACGGAATTCAAAAGATATTGTGTTCAGCCCGAAGAACTTTCAGAGAAACAAGCTCAACTAACACAAGAGGAACATGTAAATAAGGCACTTCACGATAAGCTTCACGATCTTGAACTCATTTACAGAAGCTTTGAAGAATCACTGATTGATAAATACGTAGACTCCGAGGATTACTTTCGGCTCCTAGTGGAAAAAGCAGGACAATCTGAATATTTACAGAAAGCAGAAGTTTATATTGATGGGTTTTATAGCTTTACACCCCAGGAATTTATGATTGTAGAGCAGTTAATGAAGCACTGCAAGAAAGTAACAATCACTTTAACCCTTGATCAGCCATTTAAGAAGAATCCGCCTGATGAACTGCATCTTTTTAGAATGTCAGGTGAAACCTGCCAGACTATTTATGAAATCGCTGCACAACAAGGACTTCAAGTAGAAGAAGTAATCTTGAACGGCCAGAAAAGATGGGGAAAGCCATCCTTAAAGCACCTTGAAGAAAAGTTCGAATCACGCCCAGCAGAAGGTTATAAAGGGGAGACTGCTGTTCATATCGGCCATGCAGCAAATCGCAGAGCAGAAATTGAAGGCATTGCTAGAAAAATTAATCGGCTAGTGCGAACAAAAGGGCTTCGTTATCGTGATATTGCCATTTTATCTAGAAATGGCCAGGATTATTTTGATATTATTGGAACGATCTTTCATGATTATCAAATACCTTATTTTATCGATCAAAAAAGGACGATGCTGCATCATCCGCTTGTTGAATTAATACGGTCAACTCTTGAGGTAATCAACGGAAACTGGAGATATGAGCCGATTTTTAGAGCAGTAAAAACTGAATTGTTATTTCCGGCAAAATTAAATGCCCATCATTTAAGGGAACAGATGGACAGGCTTGAGAACTATTGCTTGGCTTATGGCATTCAAGGCGATAAATGGACGAATAAGAAAAGATGGATTTATCGGAGAATTAGAGGCTTAGAGTTTGAAAGCTTTGGGCAAACCGATGCGGAAAAGGAAATAGAGCAGGAGTTAAATGAACTAAGAGATATGATCACTGGTCCAATCCTTAGACTATCGCGCCGCCTAAAGAAAGCTCATTCGGGACGGCAGTATTGTGAAGCTGTCTATTTATACCTAGAAGAATTAGATGTTCCGGCTAAATTAGAGAGCTGGAAGCTTGAAGAAGATAATAAGGGAAATTTAGTGAAATCCCGTGAACATGAGCAGTCTTGGAATGCAATTATGGAGCTGCTTGACCAATATGTAGAAATGCTCGGGGAAGAGGAAGTTACGTTAAAACAATTTGCTTCCATTCTTGAAGCTGGTTTGGAATCTCTTCGTTTTACCCTTATCCCTCCAGCGTTGGATGGGGTTATGGCTGCTGATTTGGACATGTCGCGTCTTTCTGACATTAAAGCCGCCTTTATCATCGGAATGAATGATGGTGTCTTTCCAGCTAAATTTTCTGAGGAGGGACTGCTAGCCGACAGTGACCGGGAACAGCTCCTTGTTAACGGTTTAAAAATTGCACCAGCCAGCAAAACACGGCTCCTGGATGAAGAATTTATTGCCTATAAAGCATTTGCTACGCCTTCTGATTGGCTATTCATCAGCTATCCGCTTGCCAATGAGGAAGGAAAAGCGCTGCTTCCGTCTTCCTATATAAAAAGATTAACAGATTTATTGCCTGATTGTGTACACCATGATTATCTATCAGACCCTGCAGAGCTGCCAGAGAATGAACAGCTGGAGTATGCAGTAAATCTGCACACCTCCTTAGCTTATTTAACATCCCAGATGGGGCTAAAGAAAAGAAATTATCCGATTTATGATTTCTGGTGGGATATTTATAATTATTTCCTGCATCATGAACAATGGAGAGGACAAGCTCTTAAAGTTTTATCTAGTTTAAATTATGAAAATAAGACAAAGCAATTAAAAGAAGAAATGAGCAAGGATTTATATGGAGATATCATTCAGGCGAGTGTTTCAAGAATGGAGCTATTCCACGGATGTCCGTTTTCACATTTTGCCCAGCATGGTTTAAAGCTGAAGGAACGTCAAGTATTCCGGCTTGAAGCTCCCGATATCGGAGATTTATTTCATGCCGCTTTAAAATACATCGCTGAAACTGTGATGAGCAAAAAACTTTCCTGGACTGATTTAACAAGAAAGCAATGTGAAATCCTCGCACAAGAGGCGGTCGAAATGCTTGCTCCTAAATTACAAAATGAAATCCTGCTCAGCTCCAATCGTCATTATTATATTAAAAGGAAGCTGGAGCAAATTATTAGCCGTGCCTCTTATGTATTAAGTGAGCATGCAAAGATGAGCGGATTTTCTCCAATCGGACTAGAACTCGGCTTTGGACCAAAGGGGGAGCTGCCTCCGCTTACGTTCCCGCTAAAAAATGGAGCGAAGATGGAGCTTATCGGCAGGATCGACCGTGTGGATAAAGCAGAGGATAAGGATGGAGTATT from Bacillus sp. DTU_2020_1000418_1_SI_GHA_SEK_038 includes these protein-coding regions:
- a CDS encoding ABC transporter ATP-binding protein, translated to MKSIIETKDLSITFGGHTAVDRVSIAVPENHFKSIIGPNGAGKTTFFNLLSGQLMPTEGQIFFREKEITKMSTTERTRLGIGRSFQITNVFPNLTVLENVRLAVQSQAGTRFQMLAHYRKYKVFEEKAEEWLELVLLQNKKEILARNLAHGEKRKLEIAMLLALNTEVLLLDEPTAGMSVEEVPAILEVIKKIKQGKDRTIILIEHKMDMILDLSDTVMVLFNGRLLADGTPEEIMKNETVQSAYLGGLYDDSSIKA
- a CDS encoding ABC transporter ATP-binding protein; amino-acid sequence: MTVQLKLNNIETHIGQYHILQGVSFEARKGEVTVLLGRNGAGKTTTLRTIMGLNPPSKGAIFYKGEGIEGLPTYSVAQKGIGYVPEDQGIFAGLTVEENMKVAMKNDDDETKARLQWILGLFPDLKTFWKKPGGLLSGGQKQMLSIARAYINDNDLLLIDEPSKGLAPIVVEKVMETILQMKEQTTIVLVEQNFIMASTIGDQFYIIDDGRTVSEGHMAQLKEDADMRRKYLGIA
- a CDS encoding branched-chain amino acid ABC transporter permease, which translates into the protein MDVLITLTLNGLATGMLIFLLAAGLTLIFGLMDVLNFAHGGLFAWGAYSGTWLYAATGSFIIAIAGAIVTGLILGLLTERWIIKPVYGNHIQQILITLGLMLVLSELLKVVWGPNQLSASPPPYLAGSWELGNVIIIKYRVFIIAVGLLVFGIVQYILKNTKIGLIVRAGVMDKEMVQSLGINIQRVFMFVFMVGAGMAALGGVMLGPYSGVIYAEMGLEFAILAFIVVVIGGMGSFPGSILAAILVGLSGSFMAYYVPSLSLAVNMLLMAIVLIFRPQGLFGLKG
- a CDS encoding branched-chain amino acid ABC transporter permease, with amino-acid sequence MRLLAAGRMNFVYLITAIFLLILPFVYESRTLLILLTQVFIFAIFAMSYDILLGFTGIVSFGHAMFFGIGAYTIGVFMKRFDPTIPYLLLAVLVTIILTSIVSLVLGLLTLRLKSHFYAMLTLAFSGLFLVLAEKWRTVTYGNDGFTFRIPELLKDRTDFYLICLVTMILVFAILKRFTNSPLGRVLQAIRENEQRTESLGYSILHYKVIASVISGVMAGMAGLLYSMSLRFVNTSVFTMDITLDALLMTIIGGVGTLVGAIIGAGLIEFAHHWLTELAKIHWIFERWIIFFGIIYILVVMFFPMGIVGTLKKLKVRRTKKKESKKEEKIAS
- a CDS encoding 3-oxoacyl-ACP synthase → MSIGILSTGIYLPEDYITGEEIARMAGIPKEIVEGKMGIKRKTIPGSEDHTCQMGIRAAKKAIKKVNLDPLTIDLVIYIGEEHKEYPLWTAGIKLQEEVGALNAWAFDVALRCGTTVMALKVAKNMMIADPAINTVLLAGGYRNGDFIDYHNPRTRFMYNLGAGGGAIILQKNCKKNLLLETEMLTDGSFSEDVVVVAGGTKHPLTQQALEEGKNKLDVLDPAGMKERLEKKSMKNFLHVIRKSVLNSGYEEKDISYVGMLHMKKSAHHYVLKELGLSEEASIYLEEYGHIGQMDQILSLELAETSGKLKNGNVVVLVSAGIGYAWGASVIRWGE
- a CDS encoding alpha/beta hydrolase produces the protein MTEIMIKNVNLPNGETIFYRERLGGTKNVLLVHGNMNSSKHWDVVLENMDPKYKLYAIDQRGFGLSSYQNPIYSIKELADDIDHFTKAIGLKDFSIVGWSMGGTVCMQYVANNPDVCDKMILLASGSTRGHPLYESDENRMPDLNRRVETYAQTKREKAKVITTEHAYATRNRELLRMINDAVIYTKNKPDPERYEEYIDDILTQRNYAEIVHALNTFNISRTFNGLIEGTGEAEKIKIPTLVLLGDRDLVITRQMNEEILEDIGENASFVQLKDCGHSPLIDDSEQLLQVMSEFLDR
- the fabG gene encoding 3-oxoacyl-ACP reductase FabG gives rise to the protein MRLKDKVAIITGAANGIGFAAVQTFAREGAAVALADFDADLGADRARELKEQGYCAEFFQVNVADRESINQMVSAVNNTFGKIDILINNAGITRDGMLTKLSAEDFQSVLDVNLTGVFQCTQAVLPFMLQQGKGKIINTSSVSGVYGNIGQTNYAATKAGVVGMTKTWAKELGRKGINVNAVAPGFINTGMTAKVPEKVIGQMKMMIPLERLGSPEDIANAYLFLASNESDYVNGTVLHVDGGIMM
- a CDS encoding long-chain fatty acid--CoA ligase — its product is MGWELDWLENRARLSPASVAIIEADTNHKRTYDEVNKRALAIACWLDHQGVKKGDRVALLSPNHISYFDFLFACGKLGAVFVPVNWRLSGEEIKYILNDCHPKIIGCHSDFTELLKGSCIDGTQVVQINCHQYEEIITGTWADRIESNLTETDPLVIIYTGGTTGNPKGVVLSHQSILWNAMNTIISWNLTSSDKTLTYLPLFHTGGLNALSIPLLLIGGTVVIAEYFEPVKAMEYLNLFKCSIVLFVPTMYHMITESPEFTKTSFPYTKLFLSGGAPCPLEIYEKFKQKGLPFKEGYGLSEAGPNNFFITADQATVKKGSVGRPMIFNEIMLIKEDGSEAIVDEVGEVLIKGKHSFSHYWNNEKATKEAVKDGWLYTGDLARKDSDGFFFIVGRKKEIIITGGENVYPLEVEQWLSAHPEINEAAVIGLPDRKWGEAVTAFLTLKDKAVITEEEIKSYCRIKLGKYKIPRNIFVLKELPKTPVGKVDKKQLKRIGTENSIIKDC
- the addB gene encoding helicase-exonuclease AddAB subunit AddB — protein: MSVRLLIGRSGSGKTDYCLNEIRAELKRDPIGNPPLIYLVPEQMTFLSEYKLITTPGLGGMIRSQVYSFTRLAWKILQETGGISRYHINSVGINMLIRKIIDEKKDSLKLFQRAADKNGFIQQVEQMMTEFKRYCVQPEELSEKQAQLTQEEHVNKALHDKLHDLELIYRSFEESLIDKYVDSEDYFRLLVEKAGQSEYLQKAEVYIDGFYSFTPQEFMIVEQLMKHCKKVTITLTLDQPFKKNPPDELHLFRMSGETCQTIYEIAAQQGLQVEEVILNGQKRWGKPSLKHLEEKFESRPAEGYKGETAVHIGHAANRRAEIEGIARKINRLVRTKGLRYRDIAILSRNGQDYFDIIGTIFHDYQIPYFIDQKRTMLHHPLVELIRSTLEVINGNWRYEPIFRAVKTELLFPAKLNAHHLREQMDRLENYCLAYGIQGDKWTNKKRWIYRRIRGLEFESFGQTDAEKEIEQELNELRDMITGPILRLSRRLKKAHSGRQYCEAVYLYLEELDVPAKLESWKLEEDNKGNLVKSREHEQSWNAIMELLDQYVEMLGEEEVTLKQFASILEAGLESLRFTLIPPALDGVMAADLDMSRLSDIKAAFIIGMNDGVFPAKFSEEGLLADSDREQLLVNGLKIAPASKTRLLDEEFIAYKAFATPSDWLFISYPLANEEGKALLPSSYIKRLTDLLPDCVHHDYLSDPAELPENEQLEYAVNLHTSLAYLTSQMGLKKRNYPIYDFWWDIYNYFLHHEQWRGQALKVLSSLNYENKTKQLKEEMSKDLYGDIIQASVSRMELFHGCPFSHFAQHGLKLKERQVFRLEAPDIGDLFHAALKYIAETVMSKKLSWTDLTRKQCEILAQEAVEMLAPKLQNEILLSSNRHYYIKRKLEQIISRASYVLSEHAKMSGFSPIGLELGFGPKGELPPLTFPLKNGAKMELIGRIDRVDKAEDKDGVFLRVIDYKSSSKDINVNEVYYGLALQMLTYLDIIVSHSHALIGTEANPAGILYFHVHNPIISTSKMLTIDDIEQEIFKKFKMNGLILGEENVIKLMDQTLDNGDSSIISAGFKKDGTLSKRSKIASKQEFEQLRQYVRKMYTKTGNQITEGKVDISPYKMKDKTPCTFCSFKPVCQFDESLGANEYRMLVPQPKDDVLASIRKEVGKDEINYSS